The nucleotide sequence ATTGCTGCGGACGCTGCAATGGACAGAATATCTTCTCTGCTTGCGTCTCTAAACGACGACATTGGAAAAGTTGGTGTGATCTCTCCCGATACTGCTAGCGATATTCAGGAAGTGTTGGCGACTCTTAAGGTGAAGAGAATTGAACAAAAAGAACAATGTATGGGCCTAGAAAAGGCTAAAGATCAATCTCAAGAGAGCCTGGTATGAGTAAGAAGTACATTAAAACTCACGTAACACGTATGTTTTACCGTCAGTCTCCCGAGCTTAGGGTTATCCATAAAAGACAAGATATTAAAGTTGAATGTTTTATTGATACTTTAGAAGTGCATTTCAATAAGCTAAATCAAACTTTTGTAGAGAAGTGTCAAAAACTCTATAAAAGGACACCAAGAAGTGGATACAAGAAAGGATTGAGACTGATCTCGATTCAAGGAGTAGAGTTTAGTTTGTATGTAGATTGCTTAAATGAGTCTAAATGGAAGTATAAGATCGCTATGACTATACGGTTTGCAATGACTAGTTACGGCGACTTGGAAGTATTTCTTTCTTCCCTGATTTCAGACTTTTTTGAGAAGGAGAGCCATCAAATTAATAGGGTGGATATTGGTTTTGCTTTGAACTGTCATGAGGTTCCTGCAAACTTTCTAATTTATACGACTCATTTAAAGTGGAACAGAAGGAAGTCGAGATACACCGGAGATAAGACGGACTTGGGTGGAGGTGGAATTACGGGATTTCACTCTAACGGGCAAGGAGTCCGTACCTCAGTATACACGGAAGGTGCAAAGCCGGCATGGATGAGAAGCGATCGCGTCGAAGAAATCAAAATGGAGTTCCAGATTAGAAAGAAGAATCTTATTGCGAAGGGGATATATAGACTATCTGACCTGGCCAAAATTGAAGATACTAATCTCTTGGATCGTATCAAAATATATAATACCTTTCTTCTTCGATCAGAGCACAAGAGGCATCTAGAAAAATTTGTAAGATTTCAAGAAGATGTACTTGCCTTAGGGTTTACTCAAGCGAGAAAAAATCTGGATAAAAATGGAAATTTTAAAAGGGATTTTGAAGTAATTCTTATGCCTCTAAAATTTAGGAATGGCAAAAGAACGATGCACCTTTTTTTGAGGGCAAGATGGGCGAGTTGGCTGAGGAAATGGTGTAACCACTAAAGATATTGGCAATACTTAGGCGATGGAATTGAGAAAGAAATTCGTTTTCGAGCGTGGAATTCGTGATATTCTACAGGGTCACGGATTCCATCACCAAATTTGTTAATTGGGGTCTGAACTTCATAGGAAATCTGTTGCTAGGAGCTTGCTGTGGATCGACGTCGTCGAAAGAAAATTTCTCCAGAAATAAGGATGGCACTTTGGGAGTTGTGGGCTAAGAAGTGCGCATATTGTAGTCATCCGACGGAAAAAGAATATCATGTGGAGCATATCGTTCCTTTAAGTTCAGTTTCGGCGGCCGCACTTGAGATTTTAAAAAGAGCTGAGTTGAATTTATCTGAATCGTTTGATTTTGATAGCTTAGATAACTATTCAATCGCGTGTGCCCCTTGTAATAAAACTAAATACTATCATGAACTTCCCAATGCGAGCATTTATTTGGCAAAGGCTGCTGCTTTAAAGAATGAGGTTATTCGTCGAGCCAATGAGATCGCAGCAAATTTAAATGCAGCAAAAGTAATTGGTTCGATGCAAGTCGTTCTCGATCAAGGGCTCATTTCCAAAGAAGACTTTAAAGAGCTTTTTCGCGAGTTCGATAGAGTTAGAATTCCGCCAAATAGTCCTTTATATCCTGAGTTGGCTGGCGCAAGCGCACTTGATATTCCCGTTATTTTTCAAACGGAAATGGTTGACGACTTTTTCCTTAGAAGGGAAGAGAATCAAGTACAGGTGAGAACTATAAATGATTATCTGAAATATAGTGCCGAAGGATATGAGGCATCCTGTAACGCAGAATTTAAGGCCGGCCTATACACTTTCGATATTCCTGCAAGAATTTTGCATGCTCTCTCAGGGGCCAGTAAGAGTGATGGAGCCTTTTCAAGAGAGGTTGATGAGGTCTTTAAATATCCAAGCCGACTTCCTGCAAATATTTTTATGGAATCTGATGAGGGATCTACGAAAACTTTGCTTGGTCAACTATTGAAGAGATCGGCTAAGATTATTGATAGGGATGCTGGATACCTTGAAGTATGTACAAAATGGCTTTGGAGTTCGCAGTTGTTTGTAATTGCCAAGGGGGATTTTACCGGCTCCAAGAAGGAAGAAGTTTTGATCTTTCTAAATGCATGTCCTGTCCACGGAACGCTGCGATGCCCTAGTGTTATTATTCTTACACCACATTATCGTACGGACTTCTTTGATAGACTTTTCTATCGTCTATTTGGAAAGCGACGGATTCTTTATGAATCAAGAACAGTTGAGCTTCCAAAGCCACTATGAGTTTTGAATTGCCTTGTTGAAAGTCTCGAACAATATGTTGGGCATTCACTTTAAAAGGCGTAGATAGGCGTGCATTTTCAGCCTAGTTTGCAGAATGGAGCCGCCTTTGCTGGGTGCGTAGATTTGTACGTGCCACGTGATACTTCAGGCTGGACCAGAACTCACTGCTTGCATCGCAGTACTTAGAACATAAAAATATGTTTGCAGGTTGGTGACGAGTGAGCAGGCAAACAATGAAGTCAGAAAAAAGAAGATTAAATGAGTCCAATGATGAGCATTGGGGCAATCGTTTGCAGTCAGTTCTTGATGAAAAAGGAATCAGTCGAAGGCAAATTGCTAAGGCCATTGGAGTTGCTCCTTCTGTGATTGACTCGTGGGTGCGTGGGGCCGCTCCTAATGATTTGAAGGCGGTCAAAAGGCTTGCAGACAACGTAGACTGCTCGTTCTCATGGCTACTTACTGGGGAAGAAGAGGCTGGCAACGGTCGTACTGTTTCCGAGTTGTTTCAATCTGTTCCCTACTTTGATGGGTATGCTAGAATTCGTATTGATCGACTAGTGCCAAGAAAGAAAAATAACAGAGATGCAGGAGAGCTTGAATGAACCTATCACGTTGGATCTTGCTGGGCATTGGTGTTCTTTTTGTCTATTCGACTGCTTATGCTGATAGAGCCGAATGCATCAAAGATTTTAGCGCAAACGCATCATTGTCAAGCGCCGATCAAATTGGATTGAGCATCGTCAATGAAGAAAGCATGGCGAAGGCTAAATGGGCTCTTGGGTTCTTGGAAAAATGTAGACGTTCCGGCTTAACTGGCGCCCTGATGATATCCAAGAATGAAGAGGTTATTCGCAAGAATATTGCATCTTATCAAGAGAAGAAGGACAAAAAAGATGCGCGGATTACCTCCTGCGCCGAATACTCAAAATGTCATGCTGATATTAATAATGATAGTGCCATTTATAGCTGGTTTTTCCAGTTTTCATCCTATAAGCGAGACAGTCATCCGTTCAATGGTAATGTGTATGACTCTTCTGCTGCCAGCGCAGCCAAATATGCAGAAGGATGTACGTGCTATCTTGAGATTGAGGATCTTGTTGGGGCTGGTGAGGCTGCCCGAGTTGCTACTAATGAGAAGCTGGAGCAAGATCGTCGAAAGCAGGAAGATGAAAAAAAGGCTCACGCACAGAGAATAAAGGATGAGAAGGCACAAGCAGTTCGGCAAAAGGATGCCGAGCGAAGACGGACTCTTTTGGAGCAGGAGGAAAGCAAAAAGTTAGCTGAACTTCAGAAGCAAAAAGAGGTTGATCGCGAGAAATCTGATAAAATGGAGCGCTCAGCGGAGTGTCAAAGCGCAAGAGCGCTTCAGAGCTACTGTAAGGCATATCTTTATATCTTAACGGCGAAAGAGCATTTAGATCGGGAAAAGACTCTGGCTCAACGGTCTGGCTATACTGATGCTCGACGAGTACGAGGATTGACTGCGTCTATAATGGCTGGTGAGGACGAGCTCTTGAGTCAAAGTAAGAAGTATCGCGCTTTAACTGGATCTGCTCCAAGTAACTCTGTCTGCGCTGTAGAGAATATGGATGGATATTGGCAAATGAAAGAAGTGACTGAGGAGTCACTTAATGCCAGAGTCGCAAAAAGCTGTATCTACGGTAAGTAAGGGCTGTCCGGAATGGTGCGCACAATAACTATTAATGCCTCGGCGAGAGGCACTAGCCCCATAACTCACGTTTATATCTTGAGATTTTCCCACACATACTTCTGAATCATGCACAGCCTTTCACTCGGTCGACTTTAGACTTCAGACGAGGGGCCGATAAACTAGTTATTGATTTGGGAGGTCCAACATGAATATGCGCCTAAATATGCTATTGGTGCCAGTGCTTACCCTTCTTTTGCAGGGTTGTTTGTCAGCAGGCGGTGGAGGTAGCGCAGAAATCGTACCATTGAAACCACCGACATCGGGTACGGATGACAACGGCAGCACAGAACCAAACGTACCAGGTACTTCATTGAACGGTTCAGTTTTTGACGAAAACTTTCACGCATATACCAGACCGTTCGGATCTAACTACTATCTACATATATCTACATTGAATCCTACTATCATTGGTTATGCGAATGAGGAAACAGTGTTGGTTATGCGTACGGGTACTACTGTTTTCAATGCACAGACAGATTCTATCGAAACGGCTTCGGGTCGTGTTTGTCATATAGTAGGTACTATCCCAGCTTATGGGGATCCGGGTTCTGTAGAGTTACTTTGTAAGTTCGACAAACTTCCAGTGCATCCAGTGTTCGGTCCAAATGGTATTCACGAGTTCACAGAGACTAGCGAGACTTTGTACTACAAGAGAAATGGTGTGCAAGCACTTCAGAGAAACTTGGGTCAGATCTATTTCATCAATAGAGGTAAACTTCAGCTAGAGGTTGTTAACTCAAACGTAACTGACTTGTGGATTAATACTTCAGGTCCAACTGAAGGGAAAGTTTGCGAAGGTATCATTCCTGACTGTGGTAAAGAAATCAAAGTAACTAACATTAGTGGTTTTGCGTCATCGGGTTTCCGTGCAGCTGGTATTCGTGGTCTGGGTACTTGTGCGACTCAAGGTTTTGAGAAGTCGGGTTCAGCTACGCATTTGAATGCAATGGAATCTTTTGAAGGTTCTTCCACACTTGCAGACATGGAAGTGTACGTAGAGTTGGAACCGGGTCAGTCTTGTACTTTTATCGCTAGAGGGTCTTACAAAACAGAAAACATTCCAGCGACTTTTGTGCAGTTGTTGATGGTAGATCGCGTGAGCTTCCAGAGTCCGGAGCTAACAGTATTGCACTCAGCGGACTACTCGGTAACAGCAGCAGCTAACATTGGTATGTGGAAGCCTTTCCTTTACAGCACTAAGGAATAAATTGGTTGGTTATCTAAGTAGATGCTGCAGTAGTTGCTTAATGCTAAATGAAGACTTTAACTTGGGATCTCTTAGGATTAGCGAGTTGCCGTTCGGAATTGAATCCACGATTAGACTCACTGATTTCCCATCTTTCCTTGTGACTGTGACGCTCTCGTTTCGTTTAATTTTGAAAGACCTTAGGGTCATGGTGCTGGCTAGTATTACAGAGGCTTGTATGGACGTTCGATCTTGTTTAAAGAGGCTTGGGGGTACTAGGTAGAGCCCGTCATTGACGACTTCCTGCAAGATAAAGTCTGTGATAATTCCGTTCTCTGTGCTTACCTTAACTCGGTCCCCTTTGCTAATGTATCTAAAGGTCAGGGGATCTTCCCAGTTTACTTTGGACATTGCTTTCATTGGCTCTCCTTTTAAATTTTATCTAGTGCTTCAATGGCTTGATTTTTCACTCCTGCCAAAGATAGGTGGGTATAGATTTGTTGTGCATTAGAGTTCTTTGAGTGACCGCATAAAATGGCTCTTTGATCTTCCGATAGTCCAGCTTCTGCGAGCTTCGTAGCGTACAGGTGTCTTAGTAAATGGGGATGAATTTTGACGGAAGATGTTTTGCTATATTGAACGGCGAGTTGCTGTATTCTGCGAGGAGTATATTTCGTTTGTAGGGAGGACTCGAAAAGGTATCTGTTATTACGCCCGGCCAAGTAAAGCTCAATCTTTGACTTTAGGTTGTTTCCAAAAACAATGACTCTGTCTTTGTTGCCTTTGCCCTCTTTTATAAAGGCCGTATTCTGGGGGAAATCAATTCTTCTAACCTCAAGGGTGCAAAGCTCAGAAATTCTCAACCCTGTTCCTAGAAGGAATTGGAATATCAGCTTGTGTACGGGATCGGGAATTGTCGAAAAGAATTTCTCAAGGTCCGCATCTGAGGGAAGCTCGATGAGTTTAGTTCCTTGTTTCGGAGTTTCCAGGTGACACCGAGTCCTGACTTCGCGGAAGACTCTTTTAAGCTGCTCGTAAGTTAGCTTGTGCCGATTCACTTCCTTCGCGATCACCTTAATGAGTTGGTCAGTTGCATTGCTAACATAAGGGCGCTGTTTCGCAGATATGGTCTCGTGTGCGAAATCTCCGTATCTGGCTTTGTTGGAAATGGATTTATTGACATCTGAGGACATGTAGTCTCCTGAAGAAATGGTTCTGCTTCGCGCACTGTATAGTTCTGCGAAATACTCAATTTCTATATAAGTCGGATAAGTTGTTAAAATTGATAAGTAGAAAAAGTGCAGACATTTGTTCGTGGAGTTGAATCGGGGCTCTTTGATCTTCCGATAGTCCAGCTTCTGCGAGCTTCGTAGCGTACAGGTGTCTTAGTAAATGGGGATGAATTTTGACGGAAGATGTTTTGCTATATTGAACGGCGAGTTGCTGTATTCTGCGAGGAGTATATTTCGTTTGTAGGGAGGACTCGAAAAGGTATCTGTTATTACGCCCGGCCAAGTAAAGCTCAATCTTTGACTTTAGGTTGTTTCCAAAAACAATGACTCTGTCTTTGTTGCCTTTGCCCTCTTTTATAAAGGCCGTATTCTGGGGGAAATCAATTCTTCTAACCTCAAGGGTGCAAAGCTCAGAAATTCTCAACCCTGTTCCTAGAAGGAATTGGAATATCAGCTTGTGTACGGGATCGGGAATTGTCGAAAAGAATTTCTCAAGGTCCGCATCTGAGGGAAGCTCGATGAGTTTAGTTCCTTGTTTCGGAGTTTCCAGGTGACACCGAGTCCTGACTTCGCGGAAGACTCTTTTAAGCTGCTCGTAAGTTAGCTTGTGCCGATTCACTTCCTTCGCGATCACCTTAATGAGTTGGTCAGTTGCATTGCTAACATAAGGGCGCTGTTTCGCAGATATGGTCTCGTGTGCGAAATCTCCGTATCTGGCTTTGTTGGAAATGGATTTATTGACATCTGAGGACATGTAGTCTCCTGAAGAAATGGTTCTGCTTCGCGCACTGTATAGTTCTGCGAAATACTCAATTTCTATATAAGTCGGATAAGTTGTTAAAATTGATAAGTAGAAAAAGTGCAGACATTTGTTCGTGGAGTTGAATCGGAAGAATTGGAGTGAACCCCGATTTTTTGGACACGGTTTAAAAGTTCACGGACCCTTTGTACTCGACCGGGCTCTTCATGCCAAGTGCTGAGTGCGGAGCAATATTGTTATAATCTGCAAACCACTGCGGCAAAAGCTTGAGAACCGTCTCTGCGCTGTCACAGTCAGCCTGATAAACGTAATCCCTTTTGATTGTTTTAACGAATGCTTCAGCCATGCCGTTGGATTCTGGGCTGTAGGCTCTGGTGTAACAGCAATTCAGATTTAACTCTTTGCCAAGATCCTTCACGGACTTCGCACGGTAAATTGACCCTCGATCTGACAACCACTGAATTTCGCGAGGACATCTCAATGACTCACCAAATCTCGCTTCAACAGCTTTAACCATCAATTCCTCTATGTCGGTAGCTGATAGCGGCTCAGTCCTAGCGACGTAAGCAAATGCTTCGCGATCACAACAATCCAAAGCAAACGCCACGAAAACTTTGTCGCCGTTAAAACAGCGGATTTCCATGCCATCTGAACACCAACGCAGATTCGGGAACATAGTCATAACAACTCCCGTATGTGGCCTTTTTGGCTGTGGCATTGTTTGTGGCAATGAAAGACCATTCATGCGCATGATTCTTTGAACACGCTTGCGATTGATCTTATTGCGACCATCAAGGGATCTTTGGCGATTCACCATCGTTGTCACCCGGCGGTAGCCATAGGTGGCTCTAATTGCAATAACGGCTTTGATTTCTTCTAAAATTATTTGATCGTCTGATTTTTGGTAATGGCGAGGCATGCCAATTTCCTCCTGAGAAACTGGTTCGTAATAAATTGAACTTCGGCTGATTTCGAAAACTTCTGCGATCTGACTTACTTCATACCGATTAAGCGCTTTGACTTCTTTGGCGGTTGAAGTGCTTTTAATATCGCTTTTTTTTGAACGATCTCCAGGCCATCTTTTAAGATGTCATTCTTGATCGTCAAATCGCCAACTTTAGCTTTGAGATTCTGATTCTCAGCCTTGAGTTTGTCGTTTTCTTCGATCAACTTTTGAATGTATTCCGCACTGATTGGGGATTCGTCTTTTTTGTGGTTCATTTGCCTCTTCCAACTATAAAGAGTGATAGCATGAACCCCGTATTTCCTGGCAAGCACTGGGATAGAAATTCCCTGGGAATTGTGCTCTTTGATGATTAATTGCTTCTTTTCCTGTGTAAATACTTTCCGTCTGTTAGACGTTGTTTCCATAAAGACCCCCTGGGTTGGGTGTCCAAATAAAATCGGGGTCAGGAACAGAATCAAGCTCTGTTATTCGTTACCAATTTGGTAGTCATCACGCAGTCACGCAAACACAACATCATTTTATTATGCATTACGTGGTGTTTCAATGGTTAAAAAACGCAAAAAAAACCATATAATATCATATAGTTAAGTGGTTGTTTTGCGACGCATTTGCTTCGTTGGTCACGTGGTCACGCAATACCATAGAACTAACACAAATGGAGTCTGTATGAGCCAAAAGCAGCGTAGTACCAGCGTTCGTTCCTCGTTCGTAAACCAGGAGGCGAAAGCTCTAATCGACAAAATTAGACTGTCATATAAGAAATCACTAAAGTCTCTCATCGGGGTTGGCGGCCATTTGCAAAGGCTGCGTGAGCTACTTTGCCGACAAGAGTTTCAAAAGGCCATAAAGAGTATTGGACTCAGCGAAATTCAGGCGTCAAGACTTATCAACTTGCATACTCGATTCAAAGATCATCAGACCAAGGCAGTTCTAGGCAGCAAGGTATCGGTGCTCTATCTACTTGCTAGTGGTCAACCGAGCCGTGAGGTGGCGCGTCTCATGGTTGGACAAGCTGTGAAGATAGATGGAACAAGAAAGACTATCGACACACTGACAGTTAAAGATGCTTCTCATCTGTCGCGCCCTCAGAGGCGCATCGCAAGAAGAAGAATTGAAGTCTCCAATGACCGCCTTTATGTCACAAGGTTGGAAGAGCTGAATGATCAGACTTCCGAGATCATATTACTGCGGCGTCGTAACAAGCTTAAGAATCACGCCCAGATCAAACTTGTCATGGAGGATGCAGTTAAGTGCCTAAAGCAAGCCATAGCTCAGATGTAGCTAAGACTATTAAAATCAAGGAAAAGTGTTATTTACAGCTGTTGGCTTGGTCGATGTCTTATAATGAGGTGGGATTCATCTGCGCAGGTAGAAATGACTGCATAGTGTCCGTGTTTAGAATTAAGAATGCGTCGCAAACGACGAGGCATCGCTATGTATGGGATAGGAAGCAAAGAAGTGAAGTTCTAACTGCTATTTCAAAAAAAGAATTAGTGGTGCTAGCAGAAGGACATTCTCATCCGCACCCAAGGCATTTGCGGAGGCCATCACGAGAAGATATTGACTACTTCAAGCATGGCATACCACATATAATTGTATTTCCATGTGAAAGCGAGATACGTGGATGGATTTTAGGGAATAAGATGTTCAAAGCAAAAAATGCGCAGATTCAAATTGTAGTCATTTAGATTAGGGCTGCATCTTTTAATTAGATGCAGCCCTAAAGATCTATTTTGTTTTTAAGTAGAGATCCTCTACGTCAGTTTGGAAAGTAGAGTCTCCTGATAGGGGTCTCATATCTATTGGAGCTAGAGACAGAATTCTGTTGAGCAACGGAGTTATTTTGGGATCAGAGTTTGAATTTTTAATTAATGTGATTATTTCCATGAAGTTCTTCGCATTTAAATTGAACTGAAGATGGGTCTGGAATTCGACATCTTTCGTGAATAACATTAATAGAATGGCAACCTGGCGGGAGCTAAACCGACCGATAAGGTCATCGTAGGTGTTTTTTGCAGACCATGAAACCCCATATCCGTTGCCCATGCGGCACATCGCAATAGTTTTAATGTATTGGTATTCAATAGAGGGAGGGATATCTCCATTTGGAGGAATATACTTTTGGATGTGTGCCGCTGGGGCCCCTTCATTTGCGAAGTTGTTGTATCCATGATGAGCTTGCCAAAGGCTTTGTAGCAGCATCTGAAGGTCTACGGCCTTGCTGTCTTCAGGTAAGAATGAAAGGCCATCTACTGCACTTAGAAGCGCATACACATTCTGCTTTTTGGGGATGTCCCCATTTGCCGCCAGAGTCGCATAGTATAGGCCATTTGCTTTTTTTGATTCATCTGTCGAACGCTTCCAAACGCACGGAGTAACTAGATATATATTGTTTCTGACTGAAGAAGGAATGCTTGGATCTGAGAACATCCCAAAGAGAGTTCTCGCCAGAGAAGAAACAAGGTCGTTTGGCAGTCTCACTACCGCGGATTCGATTTGTGGGATATCTGCCGGAACGAAAGACTGAGATCGTATATTAGAGAGAAGTCGTCGAACTTCGACGACAGCTCCTTCTGGCTCTCTTGAAAGAACTTCCTTTTGGCAAGTTTCTAACCAGGAGACAACTTGCAGACCTGTTAGTTGATTGTGATTTGGGTGCGCAGCGCTAGCATGGTTTCTCATAGTGCGTATATAGTCTAGGTGCTTGTACCCTAGGTCAGTAATGATTCCAGTGGTAAGGCATCCTTTGACCAGTTCCCAATCGTCTAATTCCTTAAGGTCATCGGCGATCTTAAAGCGTGGTCTTTTCTTTGGGTCGCTGATGGCACTGTCGAAAAAGTATTCCAGATCAAATTTTTCGACTTTATGACGGAGGTTAGTGACCGTTTCATTCCACAGAAAGTTAAGTGCTGCATCAAATAGACCGGCCGCGCAAGCAGCAACGAACTTAGAAATGTACATCGCACGATCTCGTTGCTCTGGTGTGAGATCGGCCGAAATATCGGGTAGATTTTTTATTACCTTCATTCTTTCATTTACGGGAACTAAGATTCCGGTGGCGGGAAGACCTAAATCTGTTAGGTAGTTGGATAAATTCTCGGAGAATGTGTCAATTGAGAGATTTCGTGTTGCGGGGATAGCTGGCTTGTTACTATCGTGTGGAGTCATACTTTCCTTTAATATTTCACTAATATCCGAATGATGTTTTTTATTTAGTACTTCCCGCAGAAGCATAATCGTGATGCAAAGGCTTTAAAGCGACCATCATCTGCATTAACCATGAATGTTCCAGTATCATATTCATTAGGTAAACTAAAAATAGTGTTTTTATGGAAAAATTGGACTAGTGGCATTGCTCTTTTCTAAATGGCTGACGGAAGGTCGGTGTTTCGTTTGATAGGACTTCTGGCGAGGAAGCTTTTGCGGATTATGTATTTTTGATCTGTGCTAAAAAAGACGTCCACTTTTCAAGGGCAAGCCGTTTCTCGTTGTCATAAGAGTACCGATCGTAAACTGCCGTAATTGATTTATCTGAATGATTTAGTAGTTTAGAGATTGTCATACGTTCTACACCCGATGCGGCTAGCCAAGTTGCCATAGTTCTTCTAAAGTCATGACCATTGAAGTCTACTCCAGAGGTCTTACGGAGCCTTTGAATAGCTTTCTGAATGTTTGAAATATGGAAGTCGCCGGTAGTTTTGTCTCTGCGGAATACCACGGTGCTTGGAAAAAGCCACTTAGACTCTCTGAAGTTCGAGTGGGCATGGTTAATGAGTGGTAACATTTCCTGTGTTATTGGAATTACATGATGGCGTTTGTTCTTTGAAACCTCTTTTGGGACTCCAATAGTCAGGCGTTCTAGGTTAATTTGGGCTTTAAGGAACTGTTTTACCTCTGACGCTCTTTGGCCCGTCATGAAGTACATTTGAAAGAATTCTTTGGAAGGGGATTTCATTTTTCCGATAGCAAGCCATACTTTCTTGATCTCTTCGTCACTAAGAACGCGATCCCGTGAGATCTCTTTGACCCTCTTTTTAATACCTGCTGCTGGCGATGCCGTTAGATATTCACGATCGACACCAAAATTAAGGATTTCACGGATAAGACCGTGATTTCGATTAACTTTGATTGTGAATCCATTTTTCACAAGTCCATCTAGGTACTTGATAATGTCGCGTCGTGTGATTTGATCTACAAGTACATTGCCAAAGATCGGGTCAAGATCGACGTTGTATTTGCGGGCATCCTCCTTCCAGGA is from Bdellovibrio bacteriovorus str. Tiberius and encodes:
- a CDS encoding transposase, which codes for METTSNRRKVFTQEKKQLIIKEHNSQGISIPVLARKYGVHAITLYSWKRQMNHKKDESPISAEYIQKLIEENDKLKAENQNLKAKVGDLTIKNDILKDGLEIVQKKAILKALQPPKKSKRLIGMK
- a CDS encoding tyrosine-type recombinase/integrase, coding for MPAVLLNAKMVDGIKPPTDKKVIEYFDDKVRGLCLRVYSSGTKTWTLRIKHGGDKKRLTLGDAGILPLADARTKARELLLAHIKGEDIINPPAPTLSFRELAMEYIDKHSKPNKRSWKEDARKYNVDLDPIFGNVLVDQITRRDIIKYLDGLVKNGFTIKVNRNHGLIREILNFGVDREYLTASPAAGIKKRVKEISRDRVLSDEEIKKVWLAIGKMKSPSKEFFQMYFMTGQRASEVKQFLKAQINLERLTIGVPKEVSKNKRHHVIPITQEMLPLINHAHSNFRESKWLFPSTVVFRRDKTTGDFHISNIQKAIQRLRKTSGVDFNGHDFRRTMATWLAASGVERMTISKLLNHSDKSITAVYDRYSYDNEKRLALEKWTSFLAQIKNT
- a CDS encoding helix-turn-helix domain-containing protein, which codes for MKSEKRRLNESNDEHWGNRLQSVLDEKGISRRQIAKAIGVAPSVIDSWVRGAAPNDLKAVKRLADNVDCSFSWLLTGEEEAGNGRTVSELFQSVPYFDGYARIRIDRLVPRKKNNRDAGELE
- a CDS encoding tyrosine-type recombinase/integrase, giving the protein MSSDVNKSISNKARYGDFAHETISAKQRPYVSNATDQLIKVIAKEVNRHKLTYEQLKRVFREVRTRCHLETPKQGTKLIELPSDADLEKFFSTIPDPVHKLIFQFLLGTGLRISELCTLEVRRIDFPQNTAFIKEGKGNKDRVIVFGNNLKSKIELYLAGRNNRYLFESSLQTKYTPRRIQQLAVQYSKTSSVKIHPHLLRHLYATKLAEAGLSEDQRAILCGHSKNSNAQQIYTHLSLAGVKNQAIEALDKI
- a CDS encoding HNH endonuclease; protein product: MDRRRRKKISPEIRMALWELWAKKCAYCSHPTEKEYHVEHIVPLSSVSAAALEILKRAELNLSESFDFDSLDNYSIACAPCNKTKYYHELPNASIYLAKAAALKNEVIRRANEIAANLNAAKVIGSMQVVLDQGLISKEDFKELFREFDRVRIPPNSPLYPELAGASALDIPVIFQTEMVDDFFLRREENQVQVRTINDYLKYSAEGYEASCNAEFKAGLYTFDIPARILHALSGASKSDGAFSREVDEVFKYPSRLPANIFMESDEGSTKTLLGQLLKRSAKIIDRDAGYLEVCTKWLWSSQLFVIAKGDFTGSKKEEVLIFLNACPVHGTLRCPSVIILTPHYRTDFFDRLFYRLFGKRRILYESRTVELPKPL
- a CDS encoding Mov34/MPN/PAD-1 family protein, whose amino-acid sequence is MSYNEVGFICAGRNDCIVSVFRIKNASQTTRHRYVWDRKQRSEVLTAISKKELVVLAEGHSHPHPRHLRRPSREDIDYFKHGIPHIIVFPCESEIRGWILGNKMFKAKNAQIQIVVI
- a CDS encoding tyrosine-type recombinase/integrase, translating into MSSDVNKSISNKARYGDFAHETISAKQRPYVSNATDQLIKVIAKEVNRHKLTYEQLKRVFREVRTRCHLETPKQGTKLIELPSDADLEKFFSTIPDPVHKLIFQFLLGTGLRISELCTLEVRRIDFPQNTAFIKEGKGNKDRVIVFGNNLKSKIELYLAGRNNRYLFESSLQTKYTPRRIQQLAVQYSKTSSVKIHPHLLRHLYATKLAEAGLSEDQRAPIQLHEQMSALFLLINFNNLSDLYRN
- a CDS encoding IS3 family transposase, with the translated sequence MKSTSTAKEVKALNRYEVSQIAEVFEISRSSIYYEPVSQEEIGMPRHYQKSDDQIILEEIKAVIAIRATYGYRRVTTMVNRQRSLDGRNKINRKRVQRIMRMNGLSLPQTMPQPKRPHTGVVMTMFPNLRWCSDGMEIRCFNGDKVFVAFALDCCDREAFAYVARTEPLSATDIEELMVKAVEARFGESLRCPREIQWLSDRGSIYRAKSVKDLGKELNLNCCYTRAYSPESNGMAEAFVKTIKRDYVYQADCDSAETVLKLLPQWFADYNNIAPHSALGMKSPVEYKGSVNF